One genomic region from Stutzerimonas decontaminans encodes:
- a CDS encoding amidohydrolase family protein has translation MQKLLEAMDAGGIDHVMISGIPVAKKWHENEPKRPRYYAGDDAPVYWYSATDVLVAAALEELDDKRRKRFHPFLSGFNPNDKNADAHIRRMLELHPGLWQGLGEIFTRHDDVTALTEGDTPRANNEALARVYHLAAEFDLPVMLHSNITSKRERNPLYLVELEEPLRNHPHTRFIWAHAGTSMELHRHQEKLTFLHETVSRLLDDYPNLYIDLSWTMLKPYLLDEQDKPDPKWVALAKRHPTRFVIGSDVVGRFENLATGMHAFAPFLDALPEDVARGIARDNFLALLPSKRQDELR, from the coding sequence ATGCAGAAGTTGCTGGAGGCCATGGACGCTGGCGGGATCGATCACGTGATGATCAGCGGCATCCCCGTGGCGAAGAAATGGCATGAAAACGAGCCCAAACGCCCGCGCTACTACGCGGGTGACGATGCCCCGGTGTACTGGTACAGCGCCACCGACGTGCTGGTCGCCGCGGCTCTCGAGGAGCTGGATGACAAGCGGCGCAAGCGTTTCCATCCGTTTCTTTCCGGCTTCAACCCCAACGACAAGAACGCCGATGCGCATATCCGCCGCATGCTAGAGCTGCACCCGGGGCTCTGGCAGGGGTTGGGTGAGATTTTCACCCGCCATGACGATGTCACCGCGTTGACCGAGGGTGACACGCCGCGCGCCAACAACGAGGCGTTGGCCAGGGTCTATCACCTGGCCGCCGAATTCGACCTGCCGGTGATGCTGCATTCCAACATCACCTCCAAGCGCGAGCGCAATCCGCTGTACCTTGTCGAGCTGGAGGAACCGCTGCGCAACCATCCGCATACGCGGTTCATCTGGGCGCATGCCGGTACCAGCATGGAATTGCATCGTCATCAGGAAAAGCTGACCTTCCTGCATGAGACTGTCAGTCGACTGCTCGATGATTACCCGAACCTGTACATCGATCTGTCCTGGACGATGCTCAAACCCTATCTGCTGGACGAACAGGACAAGCCTGATCCGAAGTGGGTAGCGTTAGCGAAGCGGCATCCGACACGTTTCGTGATCGGTTCCGATGTGGTGGGCCGTTTCGAGAATCTTGCCACCGGCATGCATGCCTTCGCGCCATTTCTCGATGCGCTGCCTGAAGATGTGGCGCGAGGCATAGCGCGGGACAACTTTCTCGCGCTATTGCCAAGCAAGCGTCAGGACGAGCTGCGCTAA
- a CDS encoding DUF3859 domain-containing protein — protein MTFARWSLVATLFTVCVPAQAQVEVVGPVEYGIFETLKEDFQPGERVLSRRDQPIRQTTEVPARLGSKFGMRYRLVGKREADTPLTLLYLTPGVVTPDGKRHDKFEVVQGLVPDAETDVMAFEFTEPHEVVTGEWRLLVFQGDRKLAEQTFQVSE, from the coding sequence ATGACGTTCGCTCGTTGGTCGCTGGTCGCCACGTTATTCACCGTGTGTGTGCCGGCGCAGGCGCAGGTTGAGGTAGTGGGGCCGGTCGAGTACGGCATCTTCGAAACCCTCAAGGAAGATTTTCAACCCGGCGAGCGCGTGTTAAGCCGGCGCGACCAGCCGATTCGTCAGACCACCGAAGTGCCCGCGCGCCTAGGTAGCAAGTTTGGGATGCGCTATCGCCTGGTTGGCAAGCGCGAGGCAGACACGCCGCTGACCTTGCTGTACCTGACACCTGGGGTAGTCACACCTGATGGCAAGCGCCACGACAAGTTCGAAGTGGTGCAGGGCCTGGTGCCCGACGCGGAAACCGATGTAATGGCCTTCGAGTTCACGGAGCCCCATGAGGTGGTCACTGGGGAATGGCGGCTGCTGGTGTTCCAAGGTGACCGCAAACTGGCCGAACAGACGTTTCAGGTGAGCGAATG